In the genome of Xiphias gladius isolate SHS-SW01 ecotype Sanya breed wild chromosome 1, ASM1685928v1, whole genome shotgun sequence, the window ctccctcctccatgGGTGGCCTGCCCACCCACAAACCAAGCATCCCCCTCAATAATATGCAGGACTCAGATCCTAAATCCTCACAGAGCACTGCTCCAGGGAGATCCTCtccttttaatgtgattttgcCGGCTCTCACCATTTCTGCTTTATGCCACGTtctatttaatgtgtttttctttccagtgcACACAGCTCTATAAAGCACAGCTTATGAATAAATCATGAGGTTTCAAAGACCGTGCTCAGTTTGCCATGAGTTTAAATTTTGTGGCATTTCTGACAGTGCTAGGGATCAGGGGTCTCTGTGAAAGACACTCGCTGTTTAAAACAGAGAGCTGATTGTTGGAAGAGGACATTAAAGGCCAGGGACATATGGACCAGAAAATTAGAGGTACAGTATCTAATAAGGAAACCTAGTCTACTCAGCTGAGGGGCCCCAGAGTCTCTGCTTTCCTTTATTAAATCTAAGTGTTAAGATGTCCAAATGTAAGGATCACATGATGCCTCTAAGAGAAATCTACTGAACATCACAGAGCACAATAGCTTGATTAAAATGGTATGACATTGTCCTTGAGTACACAGTTATCCTCATATATAAATGCTTTAAATAACCAGGAAATATTCACCACTTTCTGTTAGTCGTGAGCGAGTTATGTCTATTACGTCTATTACAGCAATATAATGTGGACAGAAAGATGATATTGCTCCTCAGTCCATTTGTGTCTTCATCATTCCCATCTCTCTGCCTTCTGGATTCTTTATTAGCAAAGGTCAGACAATTATCCTCTCCTTTAGAAGCTCCTGTTGAGAAGCTCTTCATCACCCACTCCTTCATCTCATCCTCTGACATATCACATGTACAGACTGCCCCAACTCATCTGAGACAACAGACACATGTGAGATGGTGCCATTGTTTGAAAGGTACCAATGAAATGAGCTGTCttattattttatgtcttaATTTTCCCTACTGTCACTTCACTACTAAATTATCATAGACAGGCTCGACAAGACTCTGCTCTTTCTTGCAAAGAACTTCCTCAAGAACTTCATTTACTGTGGTCTGACGAGAAACACAAAATCTAAAGGCCCCACCAGTAATTTGGAGAGATTTCACCGTTCTCTATTTTATGCCATGTGTGAACAGTAGTTGTGTACTGTACTTTGAATGTGGCATTACCTACAACAGTAGTTGTAGGTAATTACCAACTCAGTAGTAAATAATATCAGTAAAAATCTTGCTGCTGTTAATTAGAGTTATTACATAATTAGTGGACCTTCTAAGCAGTGTCAGAGTTGGTTACATTCATCAGCAGACTTATTTGTCTTGTGTAATGATGTATTTTAGGGATCATCTGAAGATTAGCTTCATAGTAATTAAACAGCTGCTGTTGTTCAAacatttacatgcttttattACCTTTGACCTGCTAAAAACTCTGCGTACTCACACAGTTGGTCATCACTTTGTTCAAGACAGGTTATCTTGGTTCTTGATCATGTAGTGTTACCACTAGGCAAAACTCCTACTTGTAAATGAGCATATTCCAGGGGTTTAACTCCATATTTGGTGGTCCATCTTCTGGAcaaacttttttacattttcttggTTATTATGCCTTAATACGAGGATGTGAAATGTCTTATCTCAGGCCACCACTGCATACCTTGTATCTGAAGTGTAGTTTTTTAGCCCCATATCTGATAAGGTTCTAGAAGCAGGAGATTcatccaacaagtcctccaaattagaACACAAAATGCATTGTTTGTTCCTGTCCTCAGGAAGGAGATATTCTCTTATGTGACACACCTATCAGCAGGACCACATTATCCGTCTGTGTCTTCATACTTGAACAAATCATCATTGAAAATTTATCTGTTTTATAATGTGACAACAATTTGGTtggggttaggttaggtttagggaaataTGGTTAGGTGACCTTCATCATCACAGTTAAGGTAAAAGGTAAGTGAACCACAGCCTATCCACCAACCAGTATTGGTgggtcagtccaccacttccCATCTCCACCTCCAGTCACACCAGACCTTTAATCATTTAGTTGATTCAGGGCAATCTCTGGATCAAATCGGGGTGGTGTACAAATTCATATAAATCTTTCACTTTGAATCCAAGTTTGATACCTTAGACACATGAATAAGCACCATTGAACAAAGTAGTGCTGATCTTTGAAGGAATGGAGAATGGTAATTACTAGCTGTGTTGCATAACACTGCTCCataaaagaagcagaaaactaTAAGACATGAGTCAGAGGTACAAGTAAACCATTCACTATTCATCCAGGAAAGCCACTGAGCTAGGTTGGAGAGCTGTTTTGACTGACTAGCACCAGTGTCTTGTTTGCTAGCATGTTAGTAGTAGAGCATTTTCATACAgcctgtacatactgtacagtatacaaaACATGCAGTATATGAAAATAGAAGTAGTTAGATCGGATGCATGTTCAAAAAACTGGGCTTAAATGGGAACATGTGAcctgattaaaaaacacagatgtgacATTTCTAAATGTAGGAAACTGTGTTTGCACGTTGTTAAGCATATTTCACACAATGTTTCAGAAAATCTGAGTCAAAATCAACATCAATTTTTAATTACATACTTCTTTTttagaagaacaaaaacaaaaaccatcttCATTGTTGAGGTAGTCCTCAGCTACGCTAATTGTATGAGCTTTTCTCATACAATTAatcattatgaaaaataaacattgctGGAGGGAAACTTGCCATACGTTTCCGTTGTGCTATGCTTTCTGCTCCCCTCTCAGGCATCATGATctcattatattttaaagagCCCTTCCCCTCCCTCAGGTGGTGTATGGTCCTTAGGAGTGCAAGGAGAGAGCTCTCTCTTCACAAGAGCTTCATCTATGCTTCCTCTCTGCAGACTTGATTAATAAATCTGACCTGAGAGATATAATTACTAATCTCCGAGAGAGAGATGAgatctgctgctgctccaagAAAACCACTATGGTGGGTACCAGCCACACTCTGCTTCTGACAAAGTGATGTATCCCCCATCAACTTTGATGTTATTGTTGTCAGGACCTTATCATGCTTCCACCTATACCCTCCCTCTGCCAGTGTGCAGCTTGGATCTTGTTTTTGTCCCCACAGGACGAGGTTTGTTGGACTTGGTAGAAGGTTGTAGATGCTACAGAGGACAAACTTTTTGCTGTTGGCCTCTGTTGTCCAGATTATCAGTCATTAATATAATGTTGTTAATTAACATATCTGGGGCCTCATTTATGAAACAGTGCTTAGGATCCATACTGAACGTATATGTGCgcacaaaagctgaaaatggcggaagtaaaaaagtaatcagATTAATAAAACTGTGCACGCACACCTCCACGCAAATTCCAATATGAATTCAAAAATATGCGCCCTTTGGAAAGCCCCATGGTCTGCCCAAAACACTCCCACAATTGACCATAAATGGTCAATGCAAATCCCTCATGAATATTGATATACATATTATTCCTGTGGAGAAATGACGTagttttacaaacaaaacaaagtctgagAGCTGATGGCTGGGCAATTTTTGAGattaaacaaaatgatcagTGATGGTGGTCGGTGCCTTGAATGCTTTGGTGCACACCATCAGAAtatggaccaaccagcagaggcacagataTGACAAAGCTCGCCACTTGGTATTTGTTAAGCAtctaaatatatcaaaaaaacacaaacactgtatttaACTCTAAAATCCAGCATATAGGTGTTTCTCTCATTGTCACAAGTGATTAAGAATCCAGGTGGTGTCGGTTGAGGTGGCTGTAGAAGGCAGAGAGTGTGTGGCAGTCAACAAAGTGTCTCTATTGCGGTGTCTGCACCTGACAGCACAGTTGTGTTCACTGCAgcaattttacacacaaaaaactacattaaaactAAAGTCATACTTGGTGATATATGCACAGCATTAGGAGATATAATTAAAAACTACTGACGCTCTGTTCTGCCATTCTTTAATGCTTTTTGATGTTACAAAGGATTTCTACAGCCACTTACGATAATTTAACCACTTAGCCTAGTTAATGTGGTTGAGGTGAAAAGAATTCAGTATGTTCACGTTTAATATTGGGGAAAGGCAAATCAGACTTTCCTGAATCCTGCCACTTGCCACATCCTGGCATCCTTCTAGTATTTCAACAGCTTTGGTGTGCTCCACAACTTATCACGACTGTCAGTAACATACAGTCCGGGCCTCCTTCATCCCTATCCGCTACGCTCAGGGGATGGGGAATGTGATGGTGAGTTGGCGCTGATTAAATATTAGGTGGAATTTGATTTGAGATTTGAGTTGGTTTATATCTTTCACAGTTGAAAGGTGGTTATGGGATAGTTATGGCTCACTATCAGAAGCACAAATAACACTGCTgatttgaatgtttatttttcgAAATGTGACTTCTTGTATATAAATGGCAACTGGCAACCACCTCAGCATGTCCTCTAAGAACATGATGAGACACTACTATGGGAAGTTTAATGAACTAATGCAAAGGTACAGTATTCTTCCTTTTCCATTACAAGTGTTAGTTACGTGTGGTTTGTAAAGAATGCAACTGCTTTATGAATGCATAGCGACATTAATTTACTGTTACAGCCAGTACAGAGATGCTTGCAATCTGCATGAGCGCATATATAAATATCTCCAATTAACTCAAAAGCAAGATAATGCTATATGAGTAACTTAATTCATCAGAATTGCTAGCAAAAACACTTAGCTACCACTATGGTAATAATTGAGCCATCTTAACAATGGTAATTATCTTGTGAATGTCGAAGTAATACCTTGCTAATGATAGAGCTAATCATCTTAATAGAATACATCCGAATACTCTTAAGCAAATGAATAGGTAAATTACATTTAGCTGAACATACAGACAACACTCTGGCAAGAACAGGTGGTTAAGAAAGAGATAACCAAAGGAACATGCAGGAACACATACATAATTTAAGTCCCGACCAAAAAAAGGGGGTCCTAATATAGGTGGCCATAAACCTGCCTAACCATAAATGTCCAGTAAGGAGTGTCTTAAACTTAATAATAGTTTGACCATGAAAAAGCTGGcctttttaacagtttatgaTAAGTAATTTGTGATATGAAGTGTAATTAAATGTGTAAGAGGTATCATTATACATATAATAATGCCTTTAATTTCTACATTTTCATCTTCAATTCACCATCTCGTCATCTGCATTGCCAGAtgcagacacaacatgtttatttacatttaaccaaaacaaccatttttacttaaacttaaccaaagtgcttttgttgtctTAACCGCAGtcaggactctggatgtgaactcAGTCTCTGGTATGACAATCTGAAACTTTGGATGTTCATAATTGTTCataattgggaaaaaaatttgGTGATATACTATGATTGTAAGTTTTATGAGACAGGGTTGGATGAATGCAGCTGTACAGGACTTTGGAAGCTGATATACAGAAATAGACACGTTTTGTCAAAGGTAGAGTTAAATGCTGATAGCAGTTCCCCTCATTAAATATTTCCTTCTAAAACAACAGTGAACCAGACAGGTtgaatttgaccttttttcttaaaagggATCATTTGGATGAAATATACTTAGTCAATATTTAGACATGAGATGGTCTATGCATACAGTGGGGCTGAAATGGAAGAGAGTTTAATGGGATTTGAAACTATTGCAGTGCTCAGTTTGCTCCAGCTGCTCACCACCTGGAggaatgattttaatttgatttggaTACATGATTCAGTCAGGAACTAATTTTCCTTCTAAAGCAAATATGTTTCCATCAGCAGGGTCCATCCTGGCAGCACATTATGTTTACATCTGAATTTTACGGGGTTTGTGTTTCATCAACGATCCTCACAGGAAGCGTCTGTGTAAAaaactttacacacaaactcaaatgCAATATTACTCAAACTTTATTGTTAACTCCAGACAACTGATGTACCATGGAACATATCAATACAACAGTCTGAGCCTCATGTTAGTAAATCCACTGAGGCCAAGACTACCAAACTGACGAAATGACAGAGGTGATTTGTCAGACTATTGAAGATGAGTAATTAACTATGGGTCAGTGCTGAATCAAATGAATTAGAAAACAAGGGGGAGAGCATCTGACATAACATCGGTTGGTGTTTGAGCAGTAATAATGCAGCACTACATTCGATTTATCTagcattttttcaaaatgtgaaaatcaacacatttctgtaaattatattgttttatctCAGTGAGGTACGTTGctggtgaaaaataaagaataacatAAGTATTCCATAAAGAATTTTTACCACACTGAATGCAAGTgggttttgagttttttttttttttttttaattttgtttttatttgagctCATCAAACCAAATGAACAACTTAACTCAAGGTCGACTTACTGGATTTTTCCTGtacaaactccatctgctgaggaagactgtAAGCTGTGTTTGAAATCACAGAAATAGCCAATAGGACGACTTgtagttaaattttttttaatttttttgtcaaaccaacCAGACGGATTATTCGTAAACATAGCTTTTATTAATAGCTTATAACTGATTTATAAACATGACTACATCATTTGTAAAGCAGTAATAAAGCTATTAGGTACAACTAATAAAGGTGCATTACTAGAGAACGGTACCCATCTAGCTGTAGGTGTGACAGCAGCCTGGAACTCTGAAACTGATAACATGTTCTAAAATAGCAGTGGCACAGCTTTAAAGAGAGACTGTGTAACTTCTGATGGAACAAATAACACCTTCTTCCTGTTATAAATGAAAGGTTAAAATCATGAAGAATAAAATGCACCATTGGTCAGTTTAGTCCACTCAGGTGTTTTACTGCTACAGCTAAAATTgtctaatgttagcaaacttcaGGTAAATATTGCTGTTTAAACACATTACATACTCAGTTCACTGACTTATGAGCCCTATTTTAACTGCACATTGACAAGTGAAGAGTGGTTGGTTGCAGCAGTGCAAAAAGGCTGGGTGAAGGTGGGATATAAATCAAAGGATGTGGTGATTAATAAATCACATCAGCCAATCACTGCCCTCattgctctgaaacagctgaccCAGTCACAGTGATGCATGACAACAACAGTTCAACAACTGGAAAGTTTCTCCAGGAAATCATGTTGTTGTCTGGATGTTGCAGAGCAGcatgacatgaacacacagcacaacaaatCTGCCACCAGAGGCAGATTGTGTGGGTTTTAAATAATTAGTATCatgatgatagaaaaaaaaaagataaaaaatgttgatgagATCGTTTATATGACCATCAATCTTATGGTATTTCAATTGCATTTCTACTGTTTCTCACGTCAAAAAATGGTCACATATCttaaaatttcttaaaatgtgacaCAGCAGAATTTGTACCAAATTACAGTTTAAgaataaacatgaaatgttacttttactttgatgaGCCACTGTGATTCATCACCTCCCACTTAAAACTAGACACAACGGACGAGTCTGATAtgtgcagaggtgtgtgtggttaATCTGCAGCAGCCGGGTGTCATTTGAATGGCATTTAATAAAGGTAAATACAGTGAACAGTGTGTGCAATGGCACTGCTGGGCACTTCCCCAGAAGATttatcaacatacagtatgtgttctgctgccttcagatggctgcagggaCTGAATGAACCAAAGGAGAAACTTTTCACacagtataaagcagctgtggacaacagatactgtaaCAATCACTCAGATTCATTTACGGATCAGTGCAGACTGATTTACTGACGTTCctgttttaaacacattaaacattatttgtgatgctgatttaaaaaactcTACTGTCTGAagactgattaaaataatttattttgatttgcaGCATTATTCTGGTTTTGTAAGACCAGGAAATCTTGTTTCTGACACTCTGATAATTATTTAGGTGCTTTTATGCAAACTTTATCCATGGACAGGCTTCTGTCTtgctatcagacagatagcagaaactttaggagtggccaaaacaacaatttggtacattcttaaaaagaaggtaTACACTGGCGAGCTCAACACcaccaaaaggcctgaaaaACCAcaagacaactgaagtggatcatcacagaattctttccttggtgaagaaataCCCATtaacaacatctagccaggtcaacaacactctcaaggaggtaggcaCATCACTGTCAaatctacaatcaagagatgccttcattaATGTATATACAAAGGGTTtagtgcaaaccactggtaacactcaagaacagaaaggccagattactTTAtgagaaaacatctaaaaaagcctgccccGTTCTGGAATGGACACATGAAACCAATCATGAAACCAATCATGTGTCCAGATTCTTTGGACACATGAAACCAAGATTTACATGTAccagaaaggaagagaggagtaTGGTGAaagaaaggaacggctcatgattcaaagcataccacatcatcgGTCAAACATGATGCAGGCAGTTCTATGGCATCGGCATGTATGTTTGctaatggaactgggtcactggtgtttattgatgatgtgactgctgatagaagttgcagggtgaattctgaagtgtaaaggGCTCTATTATCTGATCAggttcagccaaatgctgcaaaactgataggacactgcttcacattacagatggataatgaccaaaaacatactgcgaaagcaacccaagagcttctcaaaacaaagaaattgaattttcttcagtggccaagtcagtcacctgacctcaacccaattgggcatgcttttcatttactgaagacaaaaccgAGGGCATAAAGACCCACAAATAAGCAGCAACTGGAGGCAGCggcagtaaaggcctggcaaagcatatcaggggaggaaactcagcatttgctTATGTGCAAGGGTttcagacttcaggcagtcattaactgcaaaggattttcatccaagtttgtaaaataatccttatataaTTACGTTAGcttgtttttgtactttctAGCTTCTTAAAGGgaagggactatgtataaatggctgtaattccggttaatgcaatatttttggtaaaccccttgaattaaagctgaaagtctacacttcaccATCTtggtggctttgtttcaaattccATTGTGGTGTTgtagagacaaaattacaaaaatagtacggtccaaatatttatgtacttaACAATTTGTAACTTCAGATGCACCTGCATCTGTGTGCAAACAGTAAGTGAACACCCAGACGCATTCTctcctgtgtttatttttgtgtgcaaCCTTGAACatggcagagaagaaaaagattgTGAGTCGTTCATCTACAGGTACACTGTGTTTTTGAGGGATTTACTGTCGATATATGGAACCTCTCAGGCTTCTACATATGAATTTGATCCCACGTTTTGATgttaaataatattaacaatgtgTCTCAGCAAACCATTTAGCTTTAAATGGGAATACAAATGAAATGGTCACTAAGTTTCATCCCTGTTAGATCGTCAGACTGAGAGTGAGCTCCAGAGCTGACTTATTAACTATGACAAACTAAGCCAAACCAAAtacttggttttatttttgttatagaAATAACCAGTATTTAAACACATTCAGAGATAATCAATCTGCCCTCAGTTCGACTCAGCTGGTGCTCTTGCTTGGTGACAGGACTTCAGAAATGACACGTCCTCAGTCACAGATCACATTAGTTTACATGTGATGCTACAGCAGTGGCGTACTGTACGTCAACAGGCAGTCAGTGAAGCAGTaacttgtatttattgtttaaacAATTTCATTACTTTAAGCAAAAAAAGACGTAACACTGAGTGCaagctgtcaaataaagtaGAAATCTTTATTAACACAACCTGAATACAACATTGTTTCCTGGCTAATTAGATGGGCTATAACTTAGTAAGATACGTGGGTGTTTTACAAAACAGGACTGCATCTTGCTGCAATGACTTCAAATGTTCACGTATTTAACTCAGACACCATATTCTAAATTACTGGCATTCATGACTTTAAAAACCTAAGATAAAAGGAAACAGCAGCTCCTGCTTGTTTCATTATGTGAAGTGGCTGCATGCACAACAGGACTTCCAACACTGGTAGATTTGGTATTATGTTTGGGAAAGTTGCGacactgagtgataaagtttcCACATGTATGAGTTATACACCAATGAGGCACAGCATTATGACTGCTCACAGGTGACGTTGATTATTTCGCAACGCCGCATGTTGAAGTCTGGGATATATTTGATAGTAACTGAACAGTTGGCTCTCCTAGCCTATGTGTTGGATGCAGGAGAAATGCGAAGGTGTAAAGACCTGAGCCACCTGGACATTACAGCCAGGCAACTGGGTTGGAGCATGGTAGAAACAGGGCTGGCGGGGTCCTCCCACTCAGCAGTGGTGATGATCAACCAACACTGGTCCAAGACAGGGGTACAAGTAGGGACAAACAATAAACTGCTAGTAATGAGAGGAATGTGTTACAACAAAAAGAACTGAGTAGACGCAAACTGGTCAAAGTGCCCATGCTGGTCTTAACGTTTTGGCTCATCAGTGTAATTACCTATAcgaagctgcttttttttctgcagctggcACAAGCAGTGAGACATGAACACAGTACTACTAGTATTTCCTTTATCACACAGATATCTGCCGTGTTGCTGCCAGAACAAAACCTGTTGTACAATGCAATCTCAGTCTGACGAGTATTATCTATCCCACCACCACTGTGTCGTCATCTGGAAACTCATAGCAGGGGACCTCCAGGTTGAGGGGGGCGGGACCCTTTCTGATACGGCCTGAGGCATCGTAGTGCGAGCCGTGGCACGGGCAGTAGTAACCTCCAAAGTCTCCGGCGTTGGCAATAGGCACGCAGCCCAGATGTGTGCACACCCCGAGGACAATGACCCAGCTGGGGTTGATGACCCGGTCCTTGTCATGCTGAGGGTCTCGCAGCTCTGCAATGTTCACAGCAGCTTCTGTGGCGATCTCCTTCTCCGTGCGGTGACGCACAAACAGCGGCTTGCCTCTCCACTTGAACGTCATGTTCTTGCCTTCTGGGATGTCGCTCAGCTTGATTTCAATCTTAGACAGGGCCAGGACATCAGCCGAGGCGCTCATGGAAGAAACAAACTGAGTCACCACTGTCTTAGCGGCGTAAACACCCACCACAGTTGTGGCCCCGGTGACCAGGTAGGAGAAGGCTCTTCTGGATTCACTGCTCTCCTGGGACGACTTGTTGGGGTTGAGCACCTCTGGACGCCTGTAGTCAGAGAAATCTGGTATCCTGACGTCTGTGTGGGCAAATCTGATTCCTGCACAGCCTGCAGAAAAAAGGAAGTGGGTCATCAGTTTGACTGAACACTAATGGCTAATGTACACAGGACCTGGCTGCATTGTGGCTGCTTGAGATCATGCACTGCCAGTTAAGTCTGAGTATGTCTGTGGTTCCCTTTTACTGTGGCAGTTCGCATCTCTGAAGCCTGAAATTCACTATTAACGTACAGAAATGTCTGTTTACTGGCAAATgacttaaaactttttttcatgtttgtaaaCATGCTCCCTGTGATCACCCccaattattaatgttaatgaCAGCAGCCGTGCTCTGAGATTGACTGCACTGACATTTAGGGGTCACATCCAAATTTCATATCCAAGTTAGGCCACAAAGCATCTGATAACATCGGAATGAGCTCCAAACGTGTAATTAAGCTGTAAAGCATGGATAATttctaatacacacacacacacacacacacattatatacacacacacacacacacacacacacattatatacacacacacacacactatacacacacacacactatacacacacacacacatacacacacacactatacacacacacacacactatacacacacacacactatacacacacacacactatacacacacacacactatacacacacacacacacacatacacacacacacacacacacacacacacacacacacacacacacacacacacacacacacacacacacacacacattatacacacacacacacacacacacattatatacacacacacacacacacatatatacacacacacacacacacacacacatattatatacacacacacacacacacacacacacacactatatacacacacacacacactatatacacacacacacacacattatatacacacacacacacacacacattatatacacacacacacacacacattatatacacacacacacacacattatatacacacacacacacacattatatacacacacacacacactcattatatacacacacacacacactcattatatacacacacacacacacaaattttatatacacacacacacacacacacacaaattttatatacacacacacacacacaaattttatatacacacacacacacacacaaattttatatacacacacacacacacaaattttatatacacacacacacacacacaaattttatatacacacacacacacacacaaattttatatacacacacacacacacaaattttatatacacacacacacacacaaattttatatacacacacacacacacacacaaattttatatacacacacacacattatatatacacagagaCATATTATATACACAGAGACATATTA includes:
- the LOC120796375 gene encoding cytochrome b-c1 complex subunit Rieske, mitochondrial codes for the protein MHTRSSQQQQEQHQLAEEMISLASRSGAFSPYMQATAFAVAGPLKALVPGVVVKGEKILLNPKKRFLCRESLNGQSPKTGPSVMVSINGCAGIRFAHTDVRIPDFSDYRRPEVLNPNKSSQESSESRRAFSYLVTGATTVVGVYAAKTVVTQFVSSMSASADVLALSKIEIKLSDIPEGKNMTFKWRGKPLFVRHRTEKEIATEAAVNIAELRDPQHDKDRVINPSWVIVLGVCTHLGCVPIANAGDFGGYYCPCHGSHYDASGRIRKGPAPLNLEVPCYEFPDDDTVVVG